A stretch of Ligilactobacillus faecis DNA encodes these proteins:
- a CDS encoding RNA-guided endonuclease InsQ/TnpB family protein has product MIRVQKVRLYPNKTMKKVIDDLCDYRRYCWNQGLALWNDIYDNSLILDDKLLRPSERKVRDELVANKEDWQYLLSARCLQLAISDLGKAWKNFFDRSQPDWGKPKFKSKKAPRQGFKTDRAKIVNGKLRLDKPLGVKTWYDIRFKGAKSLEGDLRVVSIYRENDKYWASLPFEVEIKKKIKTGKNSAVDVNVGHLNYTDGKTNTLPDNLKRLYKRIKYYQRKLAKKRVVNGTKANKTSNYVKTRAKLQRDYRKVASIQHDIIQKVTTELVTNYDQVVIEDLDVKKMQMTHVASKGLHRSLFGYFRQTLTYKCNWYGKKVVLADKYYPSTQRCSKCGFVKTGADKVGLNGNEKHRTKHNEYICYECGAIMDRDENAVANLLALLN; this is encoded by the coding sequence ATGATTCGAGTTCAAAAAGTAAGGCTTTATCCAAACAAGACCATGAAAAAGGTGATTGATGATTTGTGTGATTATCGTAGATACTGTTGGAATCAAGGTTTAGCTTTATGGAATGATATATACGATAACTCGTTGATTTTAGACGACAAGTTGCTTAGACCTAGTGAACGCAAAGTTCGTGATGAATTAGTAGCTAATAAAGAAGATTGGCAATATTTGTTATCAGCTCGTTGTTTACAATTAGCGATCTCTGATCTAGGTAAGGCTTGGAAAAATTTCTTTGATAGATCCCAACCTGATTGGGGCAAACCAAAATTTAAGTCCAAGAAAGCTCCTAGACAAGGTTTTAAAACTGATCGGGCTAAGATCGTTAATGGTAAGCTAAGACTTGATAAACCACTTGGAGTCAAAACTTGGTACGACATCAGATTTAAAGGGGCTAAGTCTTTAGAAGGTGATTTAAGAGTCGTTTCAATTTACCGTGAAAATGATAAATACTGGGCTAGTCTACCTTTTGAAGTCGAGATAAAAAAGAAGATCAAGACGGGTAAGAACTCAGCCGTTGACGTCAATGTCGGACATCTAAACTACACAGACGGTAAGACCAATACTTTGCCCGATAATTTGAAACGACTTTATAAACGTATCAAGTATTATCAAAGAAAATTAGCTAAAAAACGTGTGGTTAATGGTACAAAAGCTAATAAAACGAGTAATTATGTTAAGACGAGAGCCAAGTTACAACGTGATTATCGTAAAGTGGCTAGTATCCAACATGACATTATCCAAAAAGTTACCACTGAGTTAGTGACTAATTACGATCAGGTCGTAATTGAAGATCTAGATGTCAAGAAAATGCAGATGACACATGTTGCCTCTAAAGGGCTTCATCGTTCATTGTTTGGCTACTTTAGACAAACATTAACTTATAAGTGCAACTGGTATGGTAAAAAAGTAGTTTTAGCTGATAAATACTATCCGAGCACGCAACGTTGTTCTAAGTGTGGCTTCGTTAAGACAGGTGCAGATAAAGTCGGTCTCAATGGTAATGAAAAGCACAGAACTAAGCATAACGAGTATATTTGTTATGAATGTGGTGCGATCATGGATAGAGATGAAAATGCAGTAGCTAATCTTTTAGCTTTATTAAATTAA
- a CDS encoding helix-turn-helix domain-containing protein encodes MEKERYLTYFSAKQPRRVTVIRQILEGHLTTSALFWGKAYGLLDLINTPKFETKIETAVSELQKEGALVAEEKGLVLTANGVARCKAFQDNHFYLTMPAFFAKLTWQKWSEMLRLLVQVSSELSYRNERYFVITNDLQVQQLFKAWLKKYGKQTLLTETFASLESFLATKDPLKAQIFCEQLTGHKMLGQTIPQLARKYHLELSDIFYIWHDLSSCYANYLLKEEFKSAELVLPFMQGQRLPQSSQTTYELLRQGATLEQIAIKRHLKLNTVKEHLLNIALLTPGFPFENFLSAQVERDLHTFFKHLPVLDWNFQAVKKVYPQLSFVEFRLYQIMRLENERA; translated from the coding sequence ATGGAAAAAGAACGCTATCTAACATATTTTTCAGCAAAGCAACCGCGTCGAGTCACTGTTATTCGACAGATACTTGAAGGTCATTTGACGACTTCAGCTCTTTTTTGGGGGAAAGCCTATGGATTATTAGATTTAATCAATACTCCTAAATTTGAAACCAAGATCGAAACAGCTGTATCAGAACTCCAAAAAGAAGGGGCACTAGTTGCAGAAGAAAAAGGGCTAGTACTGACTGCAAATGGGGTCGCACGTTGCAAAGCTTTTCAAGACAATCATTTTTATTTGACGATGCCTGCTTTTTTTGCAAAACTCACATGGCAAAAATGGTCTGAGATGCTACGTTTGCTAGTTCAAGTCAGTTCTGAACTCAGTTATCGAAATGAACGTTATTTTGTGATCACAAATGACCTTCAAGTACAACAGCTATTCAAAGCGTGGTTGAAAAAATATGGTAAGCAAACTTTACTGACTGAAACGTTTGCTTCGCTAGAAAGCTTTTTAGCTACAAAAGATCCACTTAAAGCGCAGATTTTTTGCGAACAATTGACTGGACACAAAATGCTTGGACAGACAATACCACAATTGGCACGAAAATATCACTTAGAGCTGAGCGACATCTTTTATATTTGGCATGATCTGAGCAGTTGTTATGCAAATTATTTGTTGAAAGAGGAGTTCAAGTCAGCTGAACTTGTGCTTCCTTTTATGCAAGGACAACGCTTGCCACAAAGTAGCCAAACGACATATGAATTATTACGTCAAGGGGCAACGCTTGAACAGATCGCAATTAAGCGTCATTTAAAGCTCAATACAGTTAAAGAACATTTGTTGAATATCGCGCTCTTAACACCTGGTTTTCCTTTTGAAAATTTTTTATCTGCCCAAGTCGAGCGTGACTTGCACACTTTTTTTAAGCACTTACCTGTTTTAGATTGGAATTTTCAAGCAGTCAAAAAGGTCTATCCCCAATTATCGTTTGTAGAATTTCGTTTATATCAAATAATGAGGCTAGAAAATGAAAGAGCTTAA
- the scpB gene encoding SMC-Scp complex subunit ScpB, translated as MLSNQAKIESLLFISGNDGITVREIALLTGIMKPAVLEQLKLLEEKYAKDNNSSLKLIHADERYRLVTKKALATLVRQYFESPAMTELSGAALETLAIIAYRQPVTRLQIDEIRGVQSSGMLQKLLALDLVTEAGRLDAPGRPIMYKTTENFLNYFGIENLAQLPELPKQEEAPRENDADLMELFNDALTSEE; from the coding sequence ATGCTATCTAATCAAGCCAAGATCGAAAGTTTATTATTTATAAGTGGAAATGATGGGATCACAGTGCGAGAGATCGCACTGTTGACTGGGATCATGAAACCGGCTGTTTTAGAGCAACTTAAGCTTCTTGAAGAGAAATATGCTAAAGATAATAACAGCTCTTTAAAATTGATCCATGCTGATGAACGTTATCGCCTCGTGACTAAAAAAGCGCTAGCTACTTTAGTCCGACAATATTTTGAATCACCTGCGATGACTGAATTATCAGGAGCAGCTTTAGAGACACTTGCTATCATCGCATATCGGCAACCAGTCACACGTTTACAGATCGATGAGATCAGAGGAGTTCAATCAAGCGGGATGCTACAAAAACTATTAGCGTTAGATCTAGTGACTGAAGCTGGGCGCTTAGATGCTCCAGGAAGACCGATCATGTATAAAACAACTGAAAACTTCTTGAATTATTTTGGGATCGAAAATTTAGCGCAACTTCCAGAATTACCTAAGCAAGAAGAAGCTCCAAGAGAAAATGATGCAGATCTGATGGAGTTATTTAATGATGCTCTAACAAGTGAAGAATAA
- a CDS encoding ECF transporter S component: MNNITVRRLTLGACLAAISYLLMFVSFVVIPLVPFMKLDFSDLPILIAFCLLGTAGGIQVAFLRSLLYFIISGPSLPNLIGVSLSFLATLSFCLPLYYLLQRQKLTAKDKFVAVLVATFSLTLILSLVNWSITLPLYMKILGMKLSLPLAQVVLYGVVPFNLIKGTLVGSLFLLLYAKLHPWMLQHQKLR; this comes from the coding sequence ATGAATAATATAACTGTCCGTCGTTTGACACTAGGAGCCTGTTTAGCAGCGATCTCGTACTTATTGATGTTTGTCTCATTTGTTGTGATCCCGCTCGTTCCCTTTATGAAACTCGATTTTTCTGATTTGCCGATCTTAATTGCCTTTTGTCTTTTAGGGACGGCAGGCGGGATCCAAGTTGCTTTTTTACGCTCGTTATTGTATTTTATCATTTCTGGACCATCGCTCCCTAACTTGATCGGAGTTAGTTTGAGCTTTTTAGCAACTTTGAGTTTTTGTTTGCCTTTGTACTATTTATTACAACGGCAAAAGTTAACAGCTAAAGATAAATTTGTAGCTGTTTTAGTTGCAACATTTAGCTTAACTTTGATCTTGTCTTTAGTGAATTGGTCGATCACGCTTCCTTTATATATGAAAATTTTAGGAATGAAGTTGAGCTTACCACTTGCTCAAGTCGTTTTATATGGGGTCGTTCCCTTTAACTTGATCAAAGGTACGCTTGTCGGTAGTCTATTTTTACTTTTGTACGCTAAATTACATCCTTGGATGTTGCAACATCAAAAATTACGTTAA
- a CDS encoding Nramp family divalent metal transporter → MDKQHEKHKLVEYANGPSLEEINGTVVVPKGKGFWRTLFAYSGPGALVAVGYMDPGNWSTSITGGQNFQYLLMSVILMSSLIAMLLQYMAAKLGIVSRMDLAQAIRARTGKTLGIVLWILTELAIMATDIAEVIGAAIALYLLFGIPLVVAVFITVFDVLLLLLLTKIGFRKIEAIVVALILVILFVFVYQVALSDPDWGAVFSGFIPTAQTFATTPEVNGMTPLNGALGIIGATVMPHNLYLHSAVSQTRQIDHNNEDEVAEAVRFSAWDSNIQLGAAFIVNSLLLIMGVAVFKSGAVDDPSFFGLYAALSDTSMLSNGVLISVAKSGVLSVLFAVALLASGQNSTITGTLTGQVIMEGFVHLKMPLWARRLITRLISVIPVLICVSLSAGQSAEREHQALNNLMINSQVFLSLALPFSMVPLLMMTNSKVEMGERFKNSLWVKILGWLSVLTLTILDFKGMPDAILQFFGDNPTASDVHLATMIAYVVVVLILALLIWTVYELHQGNKRYATKLAEAKK, encoded by the coding sequence GTGGATAAACAACACGAAAAACACAAACTCGTAGAATATGCGAATGGTCCCTCATTAGAGGAAATCAATGGTACGGTCGTTGTACCAAAAGGAAAGGGGTTTTGGCGCACTTTATTTGCCTATTCAGGTCCTGGAGCTTTAGTTGCTGTAGGTTATATGGATCCAGGTAACTGGTCGACTTCGATCACCGGTGGACAAAATTTCCAATACTTATTAATGTCCGTTATCTTGATGTCAAGTTTGATCGCGATGCTTTTACAATACATGGCTGCCAAACTTGGGATCGTGAGCCGGATGGATCTAGCCCAAGCGATCCGCGCCCGCACTGGTAAGACTCTGGGGATCGTTTTATGGATCTTGACTGAGTTAGCTATCATGGCAACTGATATCGCTGAAGTTATCGGGGCTGCGATCGCCTTATACTTACTCTTTGGTATTCCGTTAGTCGTAGCTGTTTTCATTACTGTATTTGACGTTTTACTCTTGCTCTTATTGACTAAGATCGGTTTTCGCAAGATCGAAGCGATCGTTGTTGCTTTGATCTTAGTTATCTTATTTGTCTTTGTTTATCAAGTTGCACTATCTGACCCAGATTGGGGCGCTGTCTTTAGCGGCTTTATCCCAACAGCACAAACATTTGCTACGACACCAGAAGTCAACGGTATGACACCATTGAATGGTGCTTTAGGTATCATCGGGGCAACTGTTATGCCACATAACTTATATCTTCACTCGGCTGTTTCTCAAACACGTCAGATCGATCATAATAACGAAGACGAAGTCGCTGAAGCAGTCCGTTTCTCAGCTTGGGATTCCAACATCCAATTAGGTGCTGCTTTTATCGTAAACTCGTTACTGTTGATCATGGGTGTTGCTGTCTTCAAGAGTGGTGCTGTTGATGACCCTTCATTCTTTGGTCTTTACGCAGCCCTTTCCGATACTTCGATGTTGAGCAACGGTGTTTTGATCTCAGTCGCTAAATCAGGCGTACTCTCAGTACTTTTTGCGGTCGCCTTACTTGCTTCCGGGCAAAACTCAACGATCACAGGAACTTTAACTGGTCAAGTTATCATGGAAGGTTTCGTCCACTTGAAGATGCCACTTTGGGCACGGCGCTTGATCACACGTTTGATCTCTGTGATCCCAGTTTTGATCTGTGTTTCCCTTTCTGCCGGTCAAAGTGCCGAACGTGAACATCAAGCTTTGAATAACTTGATGATCAACTCACAAGTCTTTCTTTCTCTAGCTTTGCCATTCTCGATGGTCCCACTTTTGATGATGACAAACAGTAAGGTAGAAATGGGCGAACGTTTTAAGAACTCTCTTTGGGTCAAGATCTTAGGTTGGCTATCTGTTTTAACTTTGACGATCCTCGATTTCAAAGGAATGCCAGATGCGATCTTGCAATTTTTCGGTGATAATCCAACCGCAAGCGATGTTCATCTTGCAACAATGATCGCCTATGTCGTAGTTGTCTTGATCTTAGCGCTTCTCATCTGGACCGTTTATGAATTACACCAAGGTAATAAGCGCTATGCTACTAAATTAGCTGAAGCTAAAAAATAA
- a CDS encoding LysM peptidoglycan-binding domain-containing protein — translation MSRRNDDHRKKPWEQSDDRTKPWEKTFEEKKDDNGNYSRRVSRQNNKNNTLLTTGLLVVFVIIIFSTIAFYFISQRDSKQTASTDDAIEVVSSSEKKVARSSSKKKVKSSAKTGSKAKTSSESAKDTLDDSSATSSVAEQSSTAEASSVESVSSTETTAESHSEQATSSSVAEASSSSEAEHQYISVPAGQGLYRVAVNNGLTLDQLLQLNPGLSANSSISPGQQIRIK, via the coding sequence ATGAGTCGAAGAAATGACGATCATAGAAAAAAGCCTTGGGAACAATCAGATGATCGGACTAAACCTTGGGAAAAAACTTTTGAAGAGAAAAAGGACGATAACGGAAATTATTCTCGTAGAGTCAGTCGACAAAATAATAAAAATAATACTCTATTGACAACTGGACTCTTGGTCGTATTTGTCATTATTATTTTCAGCACGATCGCGTTTTACTTCATCTCACAAAGAGATTCAAAACAAACTGCAAGTACTGATGATGCGATCGAAGTCGTTTCTTCGAGCGAAAAGAAAGTTGCTCGGTCGTCTTCAAAAAAGAAAGTCAAGAGTTCTGCTAAAACTGGTTCAAAAGCCAAAACTAGTTCTGAATCAGCTAAAGATACACTCGATGATAGTTCAGCAACTTCTTCTGTTGCAGAGCAGTCTTCTACAGCCGAAGCTTCTTCTGTAGAAAGTGTGTCTTCAACTGAAACGACTGCTGAATCCCATTCAGAACAAGCTACAAGTTCAAGTGTGGCTGAAGCTTCTTCAAGTAGTGAAGCTGAGCACCAATACATCTCAGTTCCAGCTGGACAAGGGTTGTATCGGGTAGCAGTAAATAATGGGTTGACGCTTGATCAATTATTACAATTAAATCCTGGTCTGTCTGCTAATTCCAGTATCTCACCTGGTCAGCAGATCCGAATCAAATAA
- a CDS encoding N-acetyltransferase: MLYKYKGDYEKIAMGLLSFIPDLKEITNLQTEIEWYEGDTDRILYLWKNENGDFTGIVGTEINDDFIMVRHISVTPAERNQGVSFLMLDELAALYPEKKLMGNLEASSLITKWEQHDEA; the protein is encoded by the coding sequence ATGCTTTACAAATATAAAGGCGACTATGAAAAGATCGCAATGGGATTGTTATCTTTTATTCCTGATCTAAAAGAGATCACAAATCTACAAACGGAGATCGAGTGGTATGAGGGCGATACGGATCGGATCCTTTATCTTTGGAAAAATGAGAATGGCGATTTTACAGGTATTGTCGGAACTGAGATCAATGATGACTTTATTATGGTGCGGCATATCTCAGTTACACCAGCAGAGAGAAATCAAGGTGTAAGTTTCTTGATGTTAGATGAATTAGCAGCTCTTTACCCAGAAAAGAAATTAATGGGAAATTTGGAAGCTTCTTCCTTGATCACTAAGTGGGAACAACATGATGAAGCCTGA
- a CDS encoding RecQ family ATP-dependent DNA helicase, producing MKELKTFLKQKFGHSDFKIGQEETIKTVLEKNSALAILPTGTGKSLCYQFLGEYLACPVLIVSPLISLMQDQVEQLRYQGEKAVIALNSNLSYDQKQLALKNIARFKFIYVSPEMLTSNELLTRLRSLEIGLFVVDEAHCISKWGPDFRPDYLNLGNLKEKLQIKRTLALTATATKRVEQDILKELRLKETPIIRYPVDRNNIFLEVQKFATPEEKKMYLLEKITSAKGPGVIYFSSKQKAEEINLELLELGLASAVYHAGLELNERYLIQQQFLNDQLEIVCATSAFGMGINKQNIRYVIHYHLPSDLESYVQEIGRCARDGKKGNALLLYSPDDLVRQRFILEKNLPDTTQIRYFYQKRQVLASFETEEAKVLQRLIATGKSEQELIAMTETRREEKELALTHLLAYLDESQCKRRFIANYFGDDPLPKHQENGCCSCGKGDSQIFQTERINKTAPPKIELGYEKYLAKLFAKDQH from the coding sequence ATGAAAGAGCTTAAGACATTTTTAAAACAAAAATTTGGTCACTCAGATTTTAAGATCGGGCAAGAAGAGACGATCAAAACAGTCTTAGAAAAAAATTCCGCCTTAGCGATCTTACCAACTGGAACAGGTAAGTCACTTTGTTATCAATTTTTAGGTGAATATTTGGCGTGTCCAGTTTTGATCGTCTCACCGTTGATCTCGTTGATGCAAGACCAAGTCGAACAGTTGCGGTATCAAGGAGAAAAGGCTGTGATCGCACTCAATTCCAATTTAAGTTATGATCAAAAACAATTAGCCTTAAAAAATATAGCTCGATTCAAATTTATCTATGTTTCTCCTGAGATGCTCACTTCAAATGAACTGCTTACTCGTTTGCGCTCTTTAGAGATCGGACTTTTTGTTGTTGATGAAGCTCACTGTATCTCAAAATGGGGGCCTGACTTTCGCCCAGATTATCTAAATTTAGGCAATCTTAAAGAAAAATTGCAGATCAAACGAACGCTAGCACTAACAGCTACTGCGACTAAAAGAGTTGAACAAGATATTTTAAAGGAGTTACGACTAAAGGAGACGCCGATCATCCGTTACCCGGTCGATCGCAACAATATCTTTTTAGAAGTGCAAAAATTTGCAACACCAGAGGAAAAGAAAATGTATTTGCTTGAAAAGATAACTTCAGCCAAAGGGCCAGGAGTCATCTATTTTTCAAGTAAACAGAAAGCTGAGGAAATAAATTTAGAGCTTTTAGAGTTAGGTCTAGCTTCAGCAGTCTATCACGCAGGCCTTGAGCTAAATGAACGTTATTTGATCCAACAACAGTTTTTAAATGATCAGCTTGAGATCGTTTGTGCAACAAGTGCTTTTGGGATGGGGATCAATAAACAAAATATTCGGTATGTGATCCATTATCATTTACCAAGTGATCTTGAAAGTTATGTCCAAGAGATCGGACGCTGTGCTCGTGATGGAAAAAAGGGGAACGCGCTCCTTCTTTATAGTCCTGATGATCTAGTGCGACAACGTTTTATTCTGGAAAAAAATTTACCAGATACGACACAGATCCGTTATTTTTATCAAAAAAGACAAGTTTTAGCGAGTTTTGAAACTGAAGAAGCTAAGGTTTTACAACGCTTGATCGCAACGGGAAAGAGCGAACAAGAATTGATCGCGATGACAGAGACACGTAGAGAAGAAAAAGAGCTTGCGTTAACGCATTTACTTGCTTATTTAGACGAGTCCCAATGTAAACGACGGTTTATTGCTAACTATTTTGGAGATGATCCGCTTCCCAAGCATCAGGAAAATGGTTGTTGTAGTTGTGGTAAAGGAGACTCACAGATATTTCAAACGGAACGCATAAATAAGACGGCTCCTCCTAAAATAGAATTAGGGTATGAAAAATATTTAGCTAAGCTTTTTGCTAAAGATCAACATTAG
- the xerD gene encoding site-specific tyrosine recombinase XerD — protein MNGNRNDELVADYLHYLLVERGLSKNTLASYGSDLKLFLAYLADQNNLAVTHVDRETVIAYLDESFKHQKKRSSLSRMLTSLRRFFRYLKQEELIQEDPMQLIDLPKKEEHLPEVLSASEVELLLATPDVAKPLGLRDRAILEVMYATGLRVSEVIALKMNDLHLELGIVQTLGKGQKERIVPIGDVAIKWLKEYLQKARPKLVRQPLAYVFVNFHGQQLTRQGIWKNLRKYVGLAGIKKNVTPHTLRHSFATHILENGADLRIVQELLGHADISTTQLYTHLSKKRLAEVYNKTHPHA, from the coding sequence ATGAACGGAAATAGAAATGATGAGCTAGTCGCAGATTATTTGCACTATTTACTAGTTGAACGTGGTCTTTCAAAAAATACGTTGGCTAGTTATGGGAGTGACTTAAAATTATTTTTAGCTTATTTAGCTGATCAAAATAATTTAGCTGTTACGCATGTTGATCGTGAGACTGTCATTGCATATTTAGATGAAAGTTTCAAACATCAAAAGAAGAGAAGTTCGTTAAGCCGTATGCTGACTAGTTTACGTCGATTCTTTCGGTATTTGAAACAAGAAGAGCTCATCCAAGAAGATCCGATGCAATTGATCGATCTACCTAAAAAAGAAGAGCATCTCCCAGAAGTTTTATCTGCAAGTGAAGTCGAATTACTTTTAGCAACACCTGATGTAGCTAAACCTTTAGGGTTACGCGATCGCGCGATCCTAGAAGTGATGTATGCGACTGGGCTACGGGTCAGTGAAGTCATCGCACTAAAAATGAATGATCTACATTTAGAATTAGGGATCGTCCAAACGTTAGGTAAAGGTCAAAAAGAGCGGATCGTACCGATCGGTGATGTTGCGATCAAATGGCTCAAAGAATATTTACAAAAGGCTCGTCCTAAATTAGTTAGACAGCCACTTGCCTATGTTTTTGTCAACTTTCATGGACAACAACTAACACGTCAAGGGATCTGGAAAAATCTTCGCAAGTATGTTGGTTTAGCTGGGATCAAAAAAAATGTTACGCCCCATACACTGCGACATTCGTTTGCGACCCATATTTTAGAAAATGGGGCAGATCTTCGGATCGTGCAAGAATTATTAGGCCATGCAGATATTTCAACGACTCAGCTGTATACACACTTATCTAAGAAACGTTTAGCTGAAGTCTATAATAAGACACATCCACATGCTTAA
- the cmk gene encoding (d)CMP kinase, with protein sequence MQKKIQIAIDGPASAGKSTVAKLVAKKLNYIYCDTGAMYRATTWAAKEHGVAFDDDVALGELLGKIQIEFIPAEPEQLVFVDGVDVTQAIRTPVITNNVSAVAAQPMVRKALTKRQQMIAKNGGIVMDGRDIGSTVLPDAEVKIFLVASVKERALRRFKENQQKGIMTPLAVLEKEIEARDYKDSHREVSPLVQAKDAILVDTTSLDIKEVTDEIMKIVEKFDK encoded by the coding sequence ATGCAAAAAAAGATCCAAATCGCAATCGATGGACCTGCCTCAGCAGGTAAAAGTACAGTTGCTAAGTTAGTGGCTAAAAAGCTAAATTATATTTATTGTGATACAGGTGCGATGTATCGGGCAACGACTTGGGCTGCCAAAGAACATGGAGTAGCTTTTGATGATGATGTTGCTTTAGGCGAATTACTAGGAAAGATCCAGATCGAATTTATACCAGCTGAGCCAGAACAATTAGTTTTTGTCGATGGTGTTGATGTGACCCAGGCGATCAGAACGCCTGTGATCACAAATAATGTTTCTGCTGTAGCTGCTCAACCAATGGTACGTAAAGCTTTGACTAAAAGACAACAAATGATCGCCAAAAATGGTGGGATCGTGATGGACGGTCGGGATATCGGTTCAACAGTATTGCCAGATGCAGAAGTTAAGATCTTTTTAGTTGCAAGTGTTAAAGAACGAGCCTTGCGACGTTTTAAAGAAAATCAACAAAAAGGTATCATGACTCCACTTGCTGTTTTAGAAAAAGAGATCGAAGCGCGTGATTATAAAGACTCACATCGCGAAGTTTCGCCTTTAGTACAGGCTAAAGATGCGATCTTAGTCGATACGACTTCTTTAGATATTAAAGAAGTTACGGATGAGATCATGAAAATTGTTGAAAAATTTGATAAATAG
- a CDS encoding pseudouridine synthase: MAERLQKVMANAGVASRRASEKLILAGKVKVNGQVIKELGVKVDTDDVIEVNGHLVERENKVYYLFYKPRGVISAASDDKGRKVVTDFFADQAERVYPVGRLDYDTSGLLLMTNDGELANKLMHPRYKVNKTYVAKVKGLVKNEALKRLRTGVDLKDGRKRAKGKAKVLSFDKKNETSIVSLTIHEGRNHQVKNMLQAVGHPVKKLKRETYGFLNLDGLVSGQYRELSRDEVKQLYDLATLTH; this comes from the coding sequence ATGGCAGAACGATTACAAAAAGTTATGGCAAATGCTGGTGTGGCTTCTAGACGTGCCAGTGAAAAATTGATCTTAGCTGGAAAAGTCAAGGTCAACGGACAGGTCATCAAAGAATTAGGCGTCAAAGTCGATACTGATGACGTGATCGAAGTTAACGGTCACTTAGTTGAACGTGAAAATAAAGTATATTATCTATTCTACAAACCGCGAGGGGTCATCAGTGCAGCTAGCGACGATAAGGGACGCAAAGTCGTAACTGATTTTTTTGCTGACCAAGCTGAAAGAGTTTATCCTGTAGGACGTTTAGATTATGATACTTCAGGGCTCTTATTGATGACAAATGATGGCGAGCTTGCTAATAAATTGATGCATCCTCGCTATAAAGTCAACAAGACTTATGTTGCAAAAGTCAAAGGACTCGTCAAAAATGAAGCTTTGAAACGTTTACGGACAGGAGTGGACTTAAAAGATGGACGTAAACGAGCTAAAGGAAAAGCTAAGGTGCTCTCTTTTGACAAAAAAAATGAAACATCGATCGTTTCATTGACGATCCATGAAGGTCGTAACCATCAAGTGAAAAATATGTTGCAAGCGGTTGGACATCCAGTTAAGAAGTTGAAACGTGAAACATATGGCTTCTTGAATTTGGATGGACTTGTTTCAGGGCAATATCGTGAGCTTTCCCGCGATGAAGTCAAACAACTGTATGACTTAGCGACCTTGACTCACTGA
- a CDS encoding segregation and condensation protein A, translating into MKPETSSNATELLFKLPTFEGPLDLLLHLIKKNKMDIYDIQMAEITAQYIAYLHQLKELQLDIAGEYLVIASMLVNIKSKMLLPNERLVAEEETETEDPRDELVQQLILHQTFQKAAENMRGYADERAKLYQREQALLPPDARLGQLDPDEADLEQLQRAFAKLMLKKRIQVKSVRKVEPERYLLKDQIKRVKTLICTADRPLDFEELFEADADLELVVTTFLALLELVKQGDIKASQEQNLGPIKLVGGRR; encoded by the coding sequence ATGAAGCCTGAGACAAGTTCAAATGCAACTGAATTGCTTTTTAAGCTCCCTACTTTTGAAGGTCCGCTAGATCTTTTGTTGCATTTGATCAAAAAAAATAAGATGGATATCTATGATATCCAGATGGCAGAGATCACAGCACAATATATCGCCTATCTTCACCAATTAAAAGAGCTTCAGCTAGATATTGCGGGTGAATATTTAGTTATCGCCTCGATGTTAGTCAATATCAAAAGCAAGATGCTTTTGCCAAATGAAAGGCTTGTAGCAGAAGAAGAGACAGAGACTGAAGACCCACGTGATGAGTTAGTACAGCAACTTATTTTGCATCAGACATTTCAAAAAGCTGCTGAAAATATGCGAGGCTATGCCGATGAACGAGCTAAGCTGTATCAGCGGGAGCAGGCTTTGTTACCTCCAGATGCGCGTCTAGGACAGTTAGACCCAGATGAAGCTGATTTAGAGCAACTGCAACGTGCTTTTGCTAAATTAATGTTAAAAAAGCGTATCCAAGTCAAAAGTGTACGTAAAGTTGAACCTGAACGTTATTTGCTAAAAGATCAGATCAAACGTGTCAAAACGCTTATTTGCACAGCTGATCGTCCGCTTGATTTTGAAGAATTATTTGAAGCTGATGCTGATCTAGAACTGGTCGTAACGACTTTTTTAGCCTTATTAGAGTTAGTTAAACAAGGTGATATCAAAGCTAGCCAAGAGCAAAATTTGGGACCGATAAAATTAGTAGGTGGGAGGAGATAA